In one Sporomusa sphaeroides DSM 2875 genomic region, the following are encoded:
- a CDS encoding YbjN domain-containing protein — protein sequence MQNSNIKANKFQDFLTAGQITCFGVQAMDDDLHTVIFRTNLEVGGQQLPVMFVTDDTLHTPLQVRVVPAVVQGPGRQSVLAYVNELNRTYKSFKYFISEDDALILDVCLTAVPEQFEPQLVSLTLDVILRHLQDEYPVLMRKIWADTAQN from the coding sequence ATGCAAAACAGCAATATCAAAGCTAACAAGTTTCAGGATTTTTTAACGGCCGGTCAGATTACCTGTTTTGGTGTACAGGCTATGGACGACGATCTGCACACCGTTATCTTCCGCACCAATCTGGAGGTGGGCGGACAGCAACTGCCGGTCATGTTTGTCACCGACGACACCTTGCATACACCACTGCAGGTGCGGGTTGTGCCGGCGGTTGTCCAGGGGCCGGGCCGCCAAAGTGTTCTCGCCTATGTCAATGAACTGAACCGCACCTATAAGAGTTTCAAATATTTTATCAGCGAAGACGATGCCCTGATTCTGGACGTTTGCCTGACTGCTGTGCCGGAACAATTCGAACCGCAGCTCGTCAGTCTGACCCTTGATGTCATTCTGCGCCACCTGCAGGATGAATACCCTGTGCTCATGCGCAAAATTTGGGCTGACACTGCGCAGAATTAA
- a CDS encoding DUF1638 domain-containing protein, translating to MRIKLLGCCSTRNEVLGLEFATRMDCEFLDFSLHAFPEKLHQELQRRIDAGQDYDLIILTYGRCSHATVGLVSAAVPMVLPNAHDCISLLLGSDRRRQTLSERNPAIYYFSQGWLDYGRDPYAEYLEYVDTYGEADAQYLIETLYGRYEQAVFIRTPCEEDKLEQYRQKVAKIAGFFNWTISEEAGDLALLAAVVTGKRLPEIVRVPPGTPIVLEEENEYAD from the coding sequence ATGAGAATTAAATTGCTTGGCTGCTGCTCAACCAGGAATGAAGTGCTGGGACTGGAGTTTGCCACCCGGATGGATTGTGAGTTTCTGGATTTTTCCCTGCATGCATTTCCCGAAAAGCTGCATCAGGAGCTGCAGCGGAGGATTGATGCCGGCCAGGATTATGACCTGATTATTCTGACCTATGGCAGGTGTTCCCATGCCACAGTGGGACTGGTTTCCGCCGCCGTGCCGATGGTGCTGCCCAACGCTCATGATTGCATCAGTTTATTACTGGGGTCGGATCGGCGGCGGCAAACACTGTCTGAACGAAATCCGGCAATCTATTATTTTAGTCAGGGCTGGCTGGACTATGGCCGGGACCCCTATGCGGAATATCTGGAATATGTGGATACATACGGAGAGGCCGATGCCCAATATCTGATTGAGACTCTCTATGGCAGGTACGAACAAGCGGTGTTTATCCGTACACCCTGTGAGGAGGATAAACTGGAGCAATATCGCCAAAAAGTAGCAAAGATTGCCGGCTTTTTTAATTGGACGATCAGTGAGGAAGCCGGAGATCTCGCCTTATTGGCTGCTGTTGTTACCGGTAAGCGTTTGCCGGAGATTGTCCGGGTGCCTCCGGGCACGCCGATAGTATTGGAGGAGGAGAATGAGTATGCTGATTAA
- a CDS encoding putative holin-like toxin, producing the protein MTMFEAMYLMIAFATLVVLLIEKK; encoded by the coding sequence ATGACAATGTTCGAGGCAATGTATCTCATGATAGCATTCGCAACGCTTGTCGTTTTACTCATAGAAAAGAAATAA
- a CDS encoding ASKHA domain-containing protein → MLIKVNSESLVVTEGENLMSALLRGNYPVTNICNGRGTCGKCKVRIISAAPEPSVVEYEKLSAGELATGIRLACQVEPRPGMALVCGDSGTVDRKAGLLFAPEQANSEYCGLRQVQVELDRPTLADERGDRERLLAKLQETGLPANLTIGLTQLKTLSSILRQEKFAVTAVLWDQHILAVLPGKEKVPVYGAAIDIGTTNIAVALYDLESGKRVQLAAAENGQTRYGADVISRIDFANKGSDNRVLLQEAVAGTINRLVEDVCKAAGIDSSQIYKATVVGNTTMHHLFLGLDVSYLALSPFVSVCNTALELTAGEVGLALQPQAKVVLFPNVGGFVGGDTLGAVLGSEELLAKGRHLLIDIGTNCELYLQDGANMWACSTAAGPAFEGAGINHGMRAQPGAIERVLIDEQGVTLSVIGGGTATGICGSGLIEAVQQMARAGIISRSGMISNPNDPAVQDQLAPELISRIRDGEQKREFVLAYGPDGNDVVLTQRDISQLQLAKGAVCAGIRTLLDISGLSIDDLDSIVLAGTFATHLNLASTVDIGLIPELSLHKLKTAGNAAHAGAVKALLDQRTFAGLQQQAGNIRHVELGGSATFSNYFMESMYIEPCKL, encoded by the coding sequence ATGCTGATTAAGGTTAACTCTGAATCATTGGTTGTAACCGAGGGTGAAAACCTCATGTCCGCCCTGCTGCGCGGTAATTATCCGGTGACTAATATTTGCAACGGGCGGGGAACCTGCGGGAAATGCAAGGTACGAATCATCAGTGCTGCTCCGGAGCCGTCCGTGGTAGAATACGAAAAGCTGAGTGCCGGGGAGCTGGCGACGGGAATTCGTCTTGCCTGTCAGGTTGAACCTCGGCCGGGAATGGCGCTGGTTTGTGGGGATAGTGGTACGGTTGACCGCAAAGCCGGCCTGTTGTTTGCCCCCGAGCAGGCCAACAGTGAGTACTGCGGTTTGCGGCAGGTACAGGTTGAGCTTGACCGGCCAACTCTGGCGGATGAACGGGGGGACCGGGAACGGCTGCTGGCAAAGCTACAGGAAACCGGTTTGCCGGCTAACCTGACGATCGGCCTGACGCAGCTCAAAACTTTATCGTCAATATTACGCCAGGAAAAATTTGCTGTTACGGCAGTTTTATGGGATCAGCACATTCTGGCTGTGCTGCCGGGGAAGGAGAAAGTCCCTGTTTATGGGGCGGCCATTGATATTGGCACAACCAATATCGCGGTTGCGTTGTATGACCTGGAATCCGGGAAAAGAGTACAGTTGGCGGCTGCGGAAAATGGACAAACACGCTATGGAGCTGATGTCATTTCCCGCATTGATTTTGCTAATAAAGGTTCTGACAACCGGGTTTTGCTGCAGGAAGCGGTAGCCGGTACGATTAATCGTTTAGTGGAAGACGTGTGCAAGGCTGCCGGCATTGACAGCAGCCAGATTTACAAAGCGACTGTGGTGGGCAACACCACTATGCATCATTTGTTTTTAGGGCTTGATGTCTCCTATCTGGCCTTGTCGCCTTTTGTGTCGGTGTGTAATACCGCATTGGAGCTGACGGCCGGTGAAGTCGGCCTGGCGCTGCAGCCGCAGGCGAAAGTCGTCTTATTTCCCAATGTGGGTGGTTTTGTTGGCGGCGATACCCTGGGAGCTGTTCTGGGGTCGGAGGAACTCCTGGCAAAGGGGCGTCACCTGCTGATAGATATCGGTACAAACTGCGAATTGTACCTGCAGGACGGAGCCAATATGTGGGCTTGCTCTACTGCGGCCGGTCCTGCTTTTGAAGGGGCTGGAATTAATCATGGTATGCGGGCGCAGCCTGGCGCTATCGAGCGTGTGCTTATCGACGAGCAGGGAGTGACGCTCTCGGTCATCGGTGGCGGGACGGCCACCGGTATCTGCGGCTCCGGACTGATTGAAGCCGTGCAGCAAATGGCCCGGGCCGGGATCATAAGCCGGTCAGGCATGATCAGCAATCCTAATGATCCCGCGGTGCAGGACCAATTGGCACCTGAACTGATAAGCCGGATTCGTGACGGGGAGCAGAAACGGGAATTTGTTTTGGCCTATGGCCCGGACGGTAACGATGTTGTTTTAACCCAGCGTGATATTAGCCAGCTGCAATTGGCTAAAGGGGCGGTTTGTGCCGGTATCCGGACACTCTTAGATATTTCCGGACTTAGTATCGACGATTTGGATTCCATTGTGCTGGCAGGCACCTTTGCGACCCATCTCAATTTGGCAAGTACGGTGGATATCGGTCTGATTCCAGAGTTGAGCCTGCATAAATTGAAGACAGCAGGCAATGCCGCCCACGCCGGAGCCGTTAAGGCCCTGCTTGATCAAAGAACCTTTGCCGGCTTGCAGCAGCAGGCTGGTAATATTCGACACGTAGAATTGGGAGGAAGCGCGACCTTTAGCAACTATTTCATGGAAAGTATGTATATAGAACCATGTAAGCTATAA
- a CDS encoding C1 family peptidase yields the protein MKLQVVLPGNRTVGTGWLPPLPDLRDYTECHPKLREIIKRLGLDKIAPLPPKADLRQWCSTPVPDQGQLGACTAHAAAAIIEYFQNRAFGRHFAASRLFIYKNARNLQGVSGDQGSYIRDTMGSLVLCGVPPEKYWPYTDKVPDFDKEPTSFVYAVADNYEALQYFCHDPAGTNTVPADVLCSVKKYLAAGVPAMFGFYGFASFAATDVPGGIPGPGPDEKASWGHAVAAFGYDDNLKITNTQYNRETTGALLIRNSWGSAWGDSGYGWLPYEYVLNKLATDFWSLLNMEWIAADQFGV from the coding sequence ATGAAACTGCAAGTAGTGTTACCTGGCAACCGCACGGTGGGGACAGGCTGGCTGCCGCCGCTGCCTGACCTGCGCGACTACACCGAATGCCATCCCAAATTGCGGGAAATCATCAAACGACTGGGGCTTGACAAGATTGCGCCGCTGCCGCCCAAGGCCGACCTGCGCCAATGGTGCAGCACGCCGGTGCCGGATCAGGGCCAGCTGGGGGCCTGCACCGCCCACGCGGCGGCGGCCATTATTGAATACTTTCAGAACCGGGCCTTTGGCCGGCATTTTGCCGCCTCGCGGCTGTTTATCTATAAAAATGCCCGCAACCTGCAAGGCGTGAGCGGCGACCAGGGGTCTTACATCCGCGATACCATGGGGTCATTGGTCTTGTGCGGCGTACCGCCGGAAAAATACTGGCCCTATACCGACAAGGTTCCCGATTTTGACAAAGAGCCGACGTCCTTTGTCTATGCCGTGGCCGACAACTATGAAGCGCTGCAGTATTTCTGCCACGACCCTGCCGGCACTAATACGGTACCGGCTGATGTGCTGTGCAGTGTGAAAAAATATCTGGCCGCCGGTGTGCCGGCCATGTTCGGCTTCTACGGCTTTGCTTCGTTTGCCGCTACCGATGTTCCCGGCGGCATCCCCGGTCCCGGCCCGGATGAAAAGGCCAGCTGGGGCCATGCGGTGGCGGCCTTTGGCTATGATGATAATTTGAAAATTACAAACACCCAATACAACCGGGAAACCACCGGCGCGCTTCTTATCCGCAATTCCTGGGGCAGTGCCTGGGGCGACTCCGGCTACGGCTGGCTGCCGTATGAATATGTCCTCAATAAGCTGGCGACAGATTTTTGGTCGCTCCTCAATATGGAGTGGATTGCCGCCGACCAGTTCGGGGTGTAA